One genomic region from Mycobacterium basiliense encodes:
- a CDS encoding LLM class flavin-dependent oxidoreductase, which yields MRTATTVELSAEAADVVEFVVEAERLGLDVCWVAEAWGSDAPSALGYLAARTRRMLLGSGILQIGTRSPIAVAQTAITLSNLSTGRFLLGLGVSGPQVIEGLHGTRFSRPLTRMRETVDIVRQVFHGGKIFYSGSEFQIPRPGGEGVPMRLSTRPQHPIPIYLAALSPAMLRLTGQVADGWLGTSFVPEGAADAYFAHLDEGLAAAGRTRADIDICQGAEVAFASDEDELRDMLAARKTELAFSLGGMGSASTNYYNRAYGRQGWAEVAAAVRERWQRGEREAAAALVTDEMVLATTLVGTEEMVRARLSVWRDCGVHTVRLYPAGDTLDAKLATLGRAIELVREA from the coding sequence GTGCGGACCGCTACGACGGTTGAGCTATCCGCTGAGGCCGCCGATGTTGTGGAGTTCGTTGTCGAGGCGGAGAGGCTGGGTTTGGACGTCTGCTGGGTCGCCGAGGCCTGGGGTAGCGATGCACCCTCGGCGCTGGGCTACCTGGCGGCCCGAACCCGGCGGATGCTGCTTGGCTCGGGAATCCTGCAAATCGGTACCCGGTCGCCGATCGCGGTCGCCCAAACCGCGATCACCTTGTCGAACCTGTCCACCGGACGTTTTCTGCTGGGTTTGGGCGTATCCGGTCCGCAGGTGATCGAGGGCCTGCACGGGACGCGGTTCAGCCGGCCGTTGACCCGGATGCGAGAAACCGTCGACATCGTGCGGCAGGTCTTCCACGGCGGCAAAATCTTTTACTCCGGCAGTGAGTTTCAGATCCCCCGCCCCGGCGGAGAAGGGGTGCCGATGCGCTTGTCGACGCGCCCCCAACACCCGATTCCGATCTACCTGGCCGCCTTGTCGCCGGCGATGCTGCGATTGACCGGGCAGGTCGCGGACGGCTGGCTGGGCACCAGCTTTGTCCCGGAGGGAGCCGCCGACGCCTACTTCGCCCACCTCGACGAGGGCCTGGCCGCCGCCGGACGCACCCGCGCTGACATCGATATCTGCCAGGGCGCCGAGGTCGCGTTCGCCTCCGACGAGGATGAACTGCGCGACATGCTGGCGGCCCGGAAAACGGAGCTAGCGTTCAGCCTCGGCGGGATGGGTTCGGCAAGCACGAACTACTACAACCGGGCCTATGGCCGGCAAGGCTGGGCGGAGGTTGCTGCCGCGGTACGTGAGCGGTGGCAGCGCGGTGAACGGGAGGCCGCGGCGGCGTTGGTTACCGACGAGATGGTGCTGGCCACCACGCTTGTCGGTACCGAGGAGATGGTCCGTGCCCGCTTATCGGTGTGGCGCGATTGCGGTGTGCACACCGTGCGGTTGTATCCCGCGGGAGACACATTGGATGCCAAGCTGGCCACCTTGGGCCGGGCCATCGAACTGGTCCGCGAGGCCTAG
- a CDS encoding DUF1214 domain-containing protein encodes MTHESTAAWRALLAALGELDKSFLEGERAVTDDRHIADGYRMLAATLGVAFDAYLFPEPGRPQFVAVNTPFRRDRRWGGDNTDAYYFMCPVDPARRYRISGNRGDSVYFSVTAYNEPTPGAWSDRIVAIVRDSDLDIDAVGNFCFEFPPTPDAAVLMTRDYQADPLTGAPITWHIEALDEPDPIRHGDAQTATSLRAATTWLRTMFAIMPLAVGTRVDDAHALGHQTAHTANQFADPYQVPDANFGWSARDACYSYGSFMLDDDEALVITHRPPSCRFWNLVVWNQFMATYGAAEGPDARCSINGHSAVANSDGSVTAVLAAARTAHPNSLTTLGYPRGNLAFRWFLPAGVPTRPDVQLVQLSDAPTEPL; translated from the coding sequence ATGACCCACGAGTCGACCGCCGCATGGCGAGCGCTGCTGGCCGCCCTCGGCGAACTCGACAAGTCCTTCCTAGAGGGCGAGCGCGCGGTGACCGACGACCGCCACATCGCCGACGGCTACCGCATGCTGGCCGCGACCCTGGGCGTCGCGTTTGACGCCTACCTGTTCCCCGAGCCGGGTCGGCCACAGTTCGTCGCGGTCAACACGCCATTCCGTCGTGATCGTCGGTGGGGCGGGGACAACACCGACGCCTACTACTTCATGTGCCCGGTCGATCCGGCACGCCGCTACCGGATCAGCGGGAACAGGGGGGACAGCGTGTACTTCTCGGTGACCGCCTACAACGAACCAACACCGGGAGCGTGGTCGGACCGCATCGTTGCGATAGTCCGGGACAGCGACCTCGACATCGACGCCGTCGGCAACTTCTGCTTCGAATTCCCTCCAACGCCCGACGCCGCCGTGCTGATGACCCGCGACTACCAAGCCGACCCACTGACCGGTGCCCCGATCACCTGGCATATCGAGGCACTCGATGAGCCGGACCCGATACGACACGGCGACGCCCAGACCGCCACATCACTGCGGGCGGCCACCACCTGGTTGCGCACCATGTTCGCCATCATGCCGCTGGCGGTCGGAACGCGGGTTGACGATGCGCATGCGCTCGGACACCAGACCGCGCATACCGCCAATCAATTCGCCGACCCCTATCAAGTGCCCGACGCCAACTTCGGCTGGTCGGCGCGAGATGCCTGCTATTCCTATGGCAGCTTCATGCTCGACGACGACGAAGCGCTGGTCATCACGCACCGACCGCCGTCGTGCAGATTCTGGAACCTGGTGGTGTGGAACCAGTTCATGGCCACCTACGGCGCCGCCGAAGGCCCCGACGCACGTTGCTCCATCAATGGCCATAGCGCCGTGGCAAACAGCGACGGCTCGGTGACCGCAGTCCTGGCCGCCGCCCGGACCGCACATCCGAATTCCCTGACCACGCTAGGCTATCCGCGTGGCAACCTAGCCTTCCGGTGGTTTCTCCCCGCCGGCGTGCCCACACGACCCGACGTGCAACTCGTGCAGCTGTCGGACGCGCCGACCGAACCGCTCTAG
- a CDS encoding TetR/AcrR family transcriptional regulator yields the protein MVVDFGRPRDPRIDSAVLRATVELLAETGYSGLLVSAIAERAGTSKPAIYRRWPSKAHLVHEAVFPVGAATAIPDTGSLTEDLREMVRRTMAVLSTPAARAALPGLVGEMAADPTLHSALLQRFGDIIGGGLARLLAKAAARGEIRTEVTATELAEAIAGLTLMALLTRRTGRDAELDGAWIDRTTTLLLNGIRKGTTA from the coding sequence ATGGTAGTAGACTTCGGCCGACCTCGCGATCCCCGGATCGACAGCGCAGTGCTGCGCGCCACGGTGGAACTTCTCGCCGAAACCGGCTACTCCGGGTTGTTGGTCTCCGCCATTGCCGAGCGCGCCGGCACCAGCAAGCCCGCGATCTACCGGCGCTGGCCAAGCAAGGCCCACCTGGTGCACGAAGCGGTGTTTCCGGTCGGCGCCGCCACCGCGATTCCCGATACCGGATCGCTGACCGAGGATTTGCGTGAGATGGTGCGTCGCACCATGGCGGTCTTGAGCACGCCCGCCGCCCGGGCGGCACTGCCGGGGCTGGTCGGCGAGATGGCCGCAGACCCGACGCTGCACTCGGCGCTGTTACAGCGGTTCGGCGACATCATCGGCGGTGGCCTCGCCCGGCTGCTGGCGAAAGCCGCTGCCCGAGGTGAGATCCGGACCGAGGTGACCGCCACCGAACTCGCCGAAGCAATCGCCGGCCTCACCTTGATGGCGTTGCTCACACGGCGCACCGGGCGGGACGCCGAACTGGACGGCGCGTGGATCGATCGCACCACCACGTTGCTGCTGAACGGAATCCGGAAAGGAACCACCGCATGA
- a CDS encoding sulfotransferase family protein, with amino-acid sequence MAAMGPNCPLDAAALHANASADTGLHDFGAADYRERLEVYLAALRDIDGLHPAGVVNFYGQLLQLLKNRLLLTDLLRRHPEIDDIQLQPAVVIAGLPRTGTTHLHNMLAAPPTFRTMPYWESVEPFPLPAEAGVEPDPRRTRMDVAVGVINTVMPHFPLMHEMTTDHVHEEIQLLANDFSTMLFETLADAPAWRDYYQVHDQTPHYRYLTRQLKAMQFLRGGRRWLLKSPQHLEQVPVLNRVFPDSIVVFTHRDPVPVALSMIAMITYSARMHRSPVPVEQIARYWLDRLEQMLSLLVRDRDTIGPERSIDIRFDDFMADELGVAERVYDLAGEPFTELARAAVVDYLAGHRRGRLGRVETSYEMFGLTAEDLRGRFAAYVERFLA; translated from the coding sequence ATGGCCGCGATGGGTCCGAACTGTCCGTTGGATGCCGCGGCCCTGCACGCCAACGCCAGCGCCGACACCGGACTGCATGACTTCGGCGCCGCAGACTACCGAGAACGGCTCGAGGTCTACCTAGCCGCACTGCGGGACATCGACGGGCTGCACCCAGCCGGCGTGGTCAACTTCTACGGCCAGCTGCTGCAGCTGCTCAAGAACCGGCTGCTGTTGACCGACCTACTGCGCCGGCACCCCGAGATCGACGACATCCAATTGCAACCGGCGGTGGTGATCGCCGGTCTGCCCCGCACCGGCACCACCCATTTGCACAACATGCTCGCGGCCCCGCCCACGTTTCGCACCATGCCGTACTGGGAGAGCGTCGAACCGTTTCCGCTACCGGCCGAAGCCGGGGTCGAGCCGGATCCGCGCCGCACCCGGATGGACGTCGCGGTCGGTGTCATCAACACCGTGATGCCCCATTTCCCGCTGATGCACGAGATGACCACCGATCACGTCCACGAAGAAATTCAGCTGCTGGCCAACGACTTCTCCACCATGCTGTTCGAGACGCTCGCCGACGCCCCGGCCTGGCGAGACTACTACCAGGTCCATGACCAGACGCCGCACTACCGGTACCTCACCCGGCAACTTAAAGCGATGCAGTTTTTGCGCGGTGGGCGCCGCTGGCTGCTCAAGTCGCCCCAGCATCTCGAACAGGTGCCGGTACTGAATCGGGTTTTCCCGGACAGCATCGTGGTGTTCACCCATCGCGATCCGGTCCCGGTGGCGCTGTCCATGATCGCGATGATCACCTACTCCGCCCGCATGCACCGTTCCCCGGTGCCGGTGGAGCAGATCGCCCGGTATTGGCTCGATCGGCTCGAACAAATGCTTTCCTTGCTGGTTCGCGATCGCGACACCATTGGCCCGGAGCGCTCGATCGACATCCGCTTCGACGACTTCATGGCCGACGAACTCGGGGTCGCCGAGCGGGTATACGACCTGGCCGGTGAACCCTTCACCGAGCTAGCGCGAGCAGCAGTCGTCGACTACCTGGCGGGCCACCGGCGCGGCCGGTTGGGCAGGGTCGAAACGTCGTACGAGATGTTCGGGCTGACCGCGGAGGATCTGCGAGGCCGGTTCGCCGCGTATGTCGAGCGGTTCCTGGCCTAG
- a CDS encoding alpha/beta fold hydrolase, giving the protein MTTLPALDGVEHRFVDLGDGVTIHVADAGPADGPAIMLVHGFPENWWEWHELIGPLAADGYRVLCPDLRGAGWSSAPRSRYLKSDMADDLAAVLDRLGVTSVRLVAHDWGGPVAFIMMLRHPAKVTGFFGLNTSAPWVRRDLGMVRHMWRFWYQIPMSLPVIGPRLIADPKGRYFRMLASWVGSGFTVPEEDVRLYVDRMRAPGHAVAGSRWYRTFQTTEMLRWLRGEYDDARVDVPMRWLHGTGDPVLTPQLLRGYQDRASDFEVELVDGVGHWIVEQRPDLVLDRLRAFLRIGT; this is encoded by the coding sequence ATGACCACCCTGCCCGCACTGGACGGCGTCGAACACAGATTTGTCGACCTGGGTGACGGTGTCACCATCCACGTCGCCGATGCCGGCCCCGCCGACGGACCGGCGATAATGCTGGTGCACGGGTTCCCGGAGAACTGGTGGGAGTGGCACGAGCTGATCGGCCCGCTGGCCGCCGACGGCTATCGGGTGTTGTGCCCCGATTTGCGCGGCGCGGGCTGGAGTTCAGCGCCGCGCTCGCGATATCTGAAGAGCGACATGGCCGACGATCTGGCGGCGGTGCTGGACCGGTTGGGCGTCACGTCGGTCAGGCTCGTCGCGCATGATTGGGGCGGACCGGTCGCGTTCATCATGATGTTGCGTCATCCGGCGAAGGTGACCGGGTTCTTCGGGCTGAATACCTCGGCGCCATGGGTACGTCGCGATCTCGGAATGGTTCGCCACATGTGGCGGTTTTGGTACCAAATACCGATGTCGCTGCCGGTCATCGGTCCACGGCTGATTGCCGATCCCAAGGGCCGCTACTTCCGCATGCTGGCGTCCTGGGTCGGTAGCGGATTCACGGTGCCCGAGGAGGATGTGCGGCTGTATGTCGATCGGATGCGAGCGCCAGGGCACGCGGTAGCTGGCTCGCGGTGGTATCGCACCTTCCAAACCACCGAAATGCTGCGCTGGCTGCGTGGCGAATACGACGACGCTCGCGTCGATGTTCCGATGCGCTGGCTGCACGGCACCGGTGACCCCGTGCTGACGCCTCAACTGCTGCGCGGATATCAGGATCGGGCAAGCGATTTCGAGGTTGAGCTGGTCGACGGCGTTGGTCATTGGATCGTCGAGCAGCGACCCGATTTGGTGTTGGACCGGTTGCGCGCCTTTCTGCGGATTGGAACCTAG
- a CDS encoding zinc-binding dehydrogenase, producing MVATMRAERFYSETKTVELEDVPIPEPGQGEVLVKVAFCGICHSDLSLINGTFPAQAPVVTQGHEASGTIAKLGPGVTGWAAGDRVVVAAGRPCQTCPNCLRGDGVNCLRIQLMAFAYDGAWAEYTVAQAAGLTRVPDNVPLEQAAILADAVSTPFGAVVRTGKVAVGESVGVWGVGGVGTHIVQLARLVGAVPVIALDINPAVLQRALEIGADYAFDSRDNGLQDKIAEITGGRKLDVAFDAVGLKTTFEQALDSLTPGGRLVGVGMSAESPTIGPTSMFGLMRKQVLGHLGYENVDIETLAKLVSLGRLDLSRSISEVISLEDLPSGIEKLERQEGNPIRILVQP from the coding sequence ATGGTAGCCACCATGCGCGCCGAGCGCTTTTACTCGGAAACCAAAACTGTTGAGCTCGAAGATGTTCCAATTCCAGAGCCGGGCCAGGGCGAGGTGCTGGTCAAGGTCGCCTTCTGCGGAATCTGCCATTCGGACCTGAGCCTGATCAACGGGACGTTCCCGGCCCAGGCCCCGGTGGTGACGCAGGGCCATGAAGCGTCGGGGACCATCGCGAAACTTGGTCCCGGCGTTACCGGTTGGGCAGCGGGCGACCGGGTGGTGGTTGCCGCCGGACGGCCCTGCCAGACCTGCCCGAATTGCCTGCGCGGTGACGGGGTCAACTGCTTGCGGATCCAGTTGATGGCATTCGCCTACGACGGCGCGTGGGCCGAATACACGGTGGCCCAGGCCGCGGGACTGACTCGGGTGCCCGACAACGTCCCGCTGGAGCAGGCCGCCATTCTGGCCGACGCGGTTTCGACGCCTTTCGGTGCGGTGGTGCGCACCGGCAAGGTGGCGGTTGGCGAGTCGGTGGGAGTGTGGGGCGTGGGGGGTGTGGGCACCCACATCGTCCAGCTCGCGCGGTTGGTCGGCGCGGTGCCAGTGATCGCCCTCGACATCAATCCAGCCGTTCTGCAGCGTGCGCTGGAAATCGGCGCCGACTATGCGTTCGATTCCCGCGACAACGGGTTGCAGGACAAGATCGCGGAGATCACCGGGGGCCGCAAGCTGGATGTTGCTTTCGACGCCGTCGGCCTAAAAACGACGTTTGAGCAGGCACTCGACTCGTTGACCCCCGGCGGCCGGCTGGTCGGCGTGGGCATGAGCGCCGAGTCGCCGACCATTGGCCCCACCTCCATGTTCGGGTTGATGCGCAAGCAGGTGCTCGGTCACCTTGGCTACGAAAACGTGGACATCGAGACCCTGGCGAAGCTGGTTTCGCTTGGGCGCCTCGATCTTTCGCGGTCGATCAGCGAGGTCATCTCCCTCGAAGACCTGCCGTCCGGTATCGAAAAGCTGGAGCGCCAGGAGGGCAACCCGATCCGCATTCTCGTCCAGCCGTAG
- a CDS encoding TOBE domain-containing protein: MRLSTRNQLKGTITEVDLGNVMAIVKVQLDGGDQVVTSSITKDAAVELGLAVGQPATVFIKSTEVTIGVE; this comes from the coding sequence ATGCGGCTATCGACCCGAAACCAGCTCAAGGGCACTATCACCGAGGTCGACCTCGGTAACGTGATGGCTATCGTGAAGGTTCAACTCGACGGCGGTGACCAGGTCGTCACGTCCTCGATCACCAAGGATGCGGCGGTCGAGCTGGGGCTTGCGGTCGGTCAGCCGGCGACGGTGTTCATCAAATCGACCGAAGTAACCATCGGCGTCGAGTAA
- a CDS encoding TetR/AcrR family transcriptional regulator, producing MTAVAGGAAVTIAPDAFRLRLLDGLAASIDERGYRATTVADIVRHARTSKRTFYDRFSSKEQCFLELLLADNEKLVQDIGAAVDREADWHDQIRQAVQAYVSHIESRPALTLSWIREFPSLGAVAYPVQRRGMDLLTNLIIELSASPGFRRANLPPMNAPLAVILLGGLRELTALTVEDRKDIREIVAPAVDASIALLGPRH from the coding sequence GTGACGGCAGTCGCTGGCGGCGCGGCAGTGACGATCGCACCTGACGCGTTTCGACTGCGACTGCTCGACGGTCTGGCCGCATCGATCGATGAGCGCGGCTACCGCGCAACCACCGTCGCCGATATCGTGCGGCACGCGCGGACGTCAAAGCGTACGTTCTACGACCGGTTTTCCAGCAAAGAGCAGTGTTTCCTCGAGCTGCTACTGGCCGACAACGAGAAGCTGGTCCAGGACATTGGAGCCGCGGTGGATCGCGAAGCCGACTGGCACGATCAGATCCGTCAAGCCGTCCAAGCCTATGTCAGCCACATCGAATCCAGGCCGGCCCTGACGTTGAGTTGGATCCGTGAATTCCCCTCCCTCGGCGCCGTCGCCTACCCCGTGCAGCGCCGTGGCATGGACCTGTTGACCAACCTGATCATCGAGCTCAGCGCCAGCCCCGGGTTCCGACGGGCCAACTTGCCACCGATGAATGCGCCACTGGCAGTGATCCTGCTGGGCGGTCTGCGGGAACTGACCGCGCTGACCGTCGAGGACAGAAAAGACATCCGTGAAATCGTCGCACCCGCGGTGGACGCGTCCATCGCGCTGCTCGGGCCTCGACATTGA
- a CDS encoding cytochrome P450 — translation MSQPIAVAAPAPPVRLPPASRLPKLMQGLAFAMSRRGMMRWLARRYGNAFMLNVPVYGSIVVVGDPQLAKQIFTTSPDELGNIQPNLSRMFGSGSVFALDGDDHRRRRRLLAPPFHGKSMKNYEAIIEEETLREIANWPEGRPLATLAPMMRITLNAILRAVFGADGAELEELRRIIPPWVTLGSRLAAMPGPKRDYGRHTPWGRLAEYRRQYDLVIDRLIDRERSDPNFADRTDVLALMLRSTYDDGSRMSRKDIGDELLTLLAAGHETTAATLGWAFERVSRHPDVLSRLVEEADSGGGELRQATILEVQRARTVIDFAARCVYPEVYQLGEWVIPRGRSIMVNIAHIHESPEIFPDPERFDPQRFIATKPSAFAWIPFGGGTRRCVGAAFANMEMDVVLRTVLQHFTIETTTAPGERRHCRGVAYTPKDGGRVVVRRR, via the coding sequence ATGAGCCAACCGATCGCCGTTGCTGCACCAGCGCCCCCAGTCAGATTGCCTCCGGCGAGCCGGTTGCCGAAACTGATGCAGGGATTGGCCTTTGCCATGTCGCGGCGGGGGATGATGCGATGGCTGGCCCGCCGTTATGGCAACGCTTTTATGCTCAACGTTCCCGTCTACGGCAGCATTGTCGTGGTCGGCGATCCGCAGCTGGCCAAACAGATCTTCACCACCAGCCCCGATGAACTCGGCAATATCCAGCCCAATTTGAGCCGGATGTTCGGCTCGGGTTCGGTGTTCGCGCTTGACGGGGACGATCATCGCCGGCGTCGGCGGCTGTTGGCGCCGCCGTTTCATGGCAAGAGCATGAAGAACTACGAGGCCATCATCGAAGAAGAGACCCTTCGTGAAATCGCCAACTGGCCGGAGGGTCGGCCGCTGGCAACGCTGGCGCCGATGATGCGCATTACCCTCAACGCCATCCTGCGTGCCGTTTTCGGTGCCGACGGCGCCGAACTGGAGGAGTTGCGCCGAATCATCCCGCCGTGGGTCACGCTGGGCTCGCGTCTAGCGGCGATGCCAGGGCCTAAACGGGACTATGGCCGGCACACCCCGTGGGGCCGGCTGGCCGAGTACCGGCGCCAGTACGACCTCGTTATCGACCGGTTGATCGACCGGGAAAGGTCCGACCCCAACTTCGCGGATCGCACCGATGTGCTCGCACTAATGCTGCGTAGCACCTACGACGATGGGTCACGCATGTCGCGCAAGGACATCGGCGACGAGCTTCTTACGTTGCTGGCCGCCGGGCACGAAACCACCGCGGCCACCCTCGGCTGGGCGTTCGAGCGGGTGAGTCGCCATCCCGATGTGCTGTCGCGCCTGGTTGAGGAGGCTGATAGCGGCGGCGGCGAGCTGCGTCAAGCAACGATTCTGGAAGTCCAGCGGGCCCGTACGGTCATTGATTTCGCGGCTCGGTGCGTCTACCCGGAGGTCTACCAACTCGGTGAGTGGGTCATTCCGCGCGGGCGATCGATCATGGTCAACATCGCACACATACACGAGAGCCCGGAGATATTTCCCGACCCGGAACGTTTCGACCCGCAGCGGTTCATCGCAACCAAACCATCCGCGTTCGCTTGGATCCCGTTCGGTGGTGGCACCCGGCGCTGCGTGGGGGCGGCGTTTGCCAACATGGAAATGGATGTGGTGCTGCGCACGGTGTTGCAGCACTTCACTATCGAGACGACCACCGCCCCCGGAGAACGGAGACATTGCCGGGGTGTGGCCTACACCCCCAAAGACGGTGGACGGGTTGTGGTGCGGCGTCGCTGA
- the msrA gene encoding peptide-methionine (S)-S-oxide reductase MsrA: MTNTQKAILAGGCFWGMQDLIRKQPGVVSTRVGYSGGDVPNATYRNHGTHAEAVEIVFDAQTTDYRTLLEFFFQIHDPTTPNRQGNDRGTSYRSAIFYADDEQRRIALDTIADVEASGLWPGKVVTEVSPAGDFWEAEPEHQDYLQRYPNGYTCHFIRPGWQLPRRADASR, encoded by the coding sequence ATGACGAACACGCAAAAGGCGATCCTCGCCGGCGGCTGCTTCTGGGGAATGCAGGACCTGATCCGCAAGCAGCCCGGTGTGGTGTCGACACGAGTCGGCTACAGCGGCGGCGACGTCCCCAATGCGACGTATCGCAATCACGGCACGCATGCCGAGGCGGTCGAAATCGTCTTCGACGCCCAAACCACCGATTACCGCACGCTGTTGGAGTTCTTCTTCCAGATCCACGATCCGACAACGCCGAACCGTCAGGGCAACGACCGGGGTACCAGCTACCGGTCGGCAATTTTCTATGCCGACGACGAGCAGCGGCGAATCGCGCTGGACACCATCGCCGACGTCGAGGCGTCGGGCTTGTGGCCCGGCAAGGTGGTGACCGAGGTGAGCCCGGCAGGCGATTTCTGGGAGGCCGAGCCCGAACACCAGGATTACCTGCAGCGCTACCCCAACGGGTACACCTGCCACTTCATCCGGCCGGGCTGGCAGTTACCGCGACGCGCTGACGCTAGCCGCTGA
- a CDS encoding nuclear transport factor 2 family protein yields the protein MSGSEFSRSELAAAFEKFEDTVARAAQSRDWDAWVAQYTPDVEYIEHAAGTMHGREQVRAWIQRTMTTFPGSHMMEFPALWSVIDESTGRIIMELDNPMRDPGDGTVIGATNISIITYAGSGQWRRQEDIYNPLRFLRAGLRWCQKAHELGTLDEDAARWMQQYGGSQ from the coding sequence GTGAGCGGGTCAGAGTTCTCTCGTAGCGAGCTGGCGGCGGCCTTCGAGAAGTTCGAGGATACGGTCGCCCGAGCCGCGCAATCACGCGACTGGGACGCCTGGGTGGCGCAGTACACGCCGGACGTGGAGTACATCGAACATGCTGCCGGCACCATGCACGGCCGCGAGCAGGTGCGCGCCTGGATCCAACGCACGATGACAACCTTCCCCGGCAGTCACATGATGGAGTTCCCGGCATTGTGGTCGGTGATCGACGAATCCACCGGGCGGATCATCATGGAGCTGGACAACCCGATGCGCGACCCCGGCGACGGCACCGTGATCGGCGCGACCAACATCTCGATCATCACCTATGCCGGGTCGGGCCAGTGGCGCCGGCAAGAAGACATCTACAACCCGCTGCGTTTCCTGCGGGCCGGGCTGAGATGGTGCCAAAAGGCCCACGAACTGGGCACACTCGACGAAGACGCGGCCCGGTGGATGCAGCAATACGGCGGCTCGCAATGA
- a CDS encoding NAD-dependent epimerase/dehydratase family protein gives MSTKPKLVIGANGFLGSHVTRLLVQDGAQVRVMVRPTAYTRSIDDLPVTRFHGDIFDTPALREAMAGCDDVYYCVVDTRAWLRDPSPLFRTNVEGLRNVLDVAKSADLHRFVFTSSYSTVDRRPGHVATEDDRIGSRRVSSYVQSRVQAEDLVMSYVAQHGLPAVAMCVSTTYGSGDWGRTPHGAFIAGAVFGKLPFLMNGIKLEAVGVDDAARAMILSAERGRNGERYLVSERMIALRDVVRIAADEAGVPPPRRSISAPMLYVLGALGSLRARLTGKDAELSLESVRMMRAEADVDHSKAVRELGWQPRPVEESIREAARFWVVMRTARHRTEDVAG, from the coding sequence ATGAGCACCAAACCCAAGCTCGTCATTGGCGCCAATGGCTTTCTCGGCTCACATGTGACCCGTTTGCTCGTCCAGGATGGCGCGCAAGTACGGGTGATGGTGCGGCCCACCGCCTACACCCGCAGCATCGACGACCTGCCGGTCACTCGATTCCACGGCGACATCTTCGACACGCCCGCGCTGCGCGAAGCGATGGCTGGCTGCGACGACGTGTACTACTGCGTGGTCGACACTCGCGCCTGGCTACGTGACCCGTCGCCGCTTTTTCGCACCAATGTCGAAGGCCTGCGCAATGTCCTCGACGTTGCCAAGAGCGCAGACTTGCATCGGTTCGTGTTCACCAGCAGTTACTCGACCGTGGATCGTCGACCTGGGCATGTGGCGACCGAGGACGACCGGATCGGCTCCCGCCGGGTTTCGTCCTATGTCCAATCCCGGGTTCAAGCTGAAGATCTCGTCATGAGCTATGTCGCGCAGCATGGGTTGCCCGCGGTGGCGATGTGCGTGTCGACGACCTACGGCAGCGGCGACTGGGGCCGCACCCCACACGGCGCCTTCATTGCCGGCGCGGTCTTCGGCAAGCTGCCGTTCCTGATGAACGGCATCAAGCTGGAAGCGGTGGGTGTCGACGACGCCGCGCGGGCGATGATCCTGTCGGCCGAACGCGGACGCAACGGCGAGCGCTATCTTGTCTCCGAGCGGATGATCGCGTTGAGAGACGTGGTGCGGATCGCCGCCGACGAGGCTGGGGTGCCGCCGCCGCGGCGGTCGATCTCGGCACCGATGCTCTATGTCCTGGGTGCGTTGGGCAGCCTGCGGGCAAGGTTGACCGGCAAAGATGCCGAACTGAGCCTGGAGTCGGTGCGGATGATGCGCGCCGAAGCCGACGTCGACCACAGCAAGGCCGTGCGCGAATTGGGCTGGCAACCGCGCCCCGTCGAGGAATCTATCCGAGAGGCCGCCCGGTTCTGGGTCGTGATGCGGACGGCTCGACACCGCACCGAGGACGTCGCTGGCTAA
- a CDS encoding DUF427 domain-containing protein — MSHPEVKEPSAGHPITIEPTKGRVQVRVNGELVADTTAALELREATLPAVQYIPLSDVVQDRLTRTDTSTYCPFKGDASYFSVTTAAGDTVADAIWTYEQPYPAVSAIAGHVAFYPNKAEISVVPR; from the coding sequence ATGAGCCACCCGGAAGTCAAAGAACCCAGTGCCGGTCATCCCATCACCATCGAACCGACCAAGGGGCGGGTACAGGTTCGGGTCAACGGCGAACTCGTCGCGGACACCACGGCGGCGTTGGAATTGCGTGAAGCCACTTTGCCTGCGGTGCAATACATTCCGCTATCTGATGTGGTGCAAGACCGGCTGACGCGCACCGACACCAGCACCTACTGCCCATTCAAGGGCGATGCCAGCTACTTCAGCGTGACCACCGCTGCCGGCGACACCGTCGCGGACGCGATCTGGACATATGAGCAGCCGTATCCCGCGGTGTCGGCCATCGCCGGGCACGTGGCTTTCTACCCCAACAAGGCCGAAATCAGCGTGGTGCCGCGGTAG